The Mycolicibacterium brumae DNA window TCACCGGCCCGGACACCGCGCAGCGGCATGATCGGCCCGAAACCCCCGGCCAGGCGGAAACTTCCGGAACCCCCGCGATACCGGCCCCCGACGTGCCGGCGGCGCTCACGGGGTGGGCGGTGACTGCGGGCGGGTCGATGGTTCCGATGAGTGATTTCCTGCGGATGGCCTCGCATGCCCTGCATTACTTGGTGATCTTCGACGGACGTGGCCGGCCGTTGTGGCTGGGTCGGACCAAGCGTCTCGCGTCAGCTGATCAGCGGTTGGTTCTGTTCGCTCGGGACAAGGGATGCACCCGGCCGGGGTGCACAGCCAGCGCCTACCGGTGCCAGGCCGATCACCTCGACAATTTCAGCCAGGACGGCCAGACGAATGTCGACGAGCTGGGGCTGGACTGCGGCCCGGACAATCGGATGGCCTACCAACAGAACTGGACCACCCGCCTCAACACCGACGGCCGCGTCGAATGGACCCCACCGAAACACCTCGATCATGGGCAGCCGCGGGTCAACCCGTATCACCAGCCCGCCGACATGCTCGCCCACTTCCACAAACGGTTCCGCCACCAACACCCACCCGGGACAGACCCGCCACAGGGCTCAGCACGCTAGAGCGATCGGTGGTGGGCGGGCACCACTCGACGCGCCAGGCGGGCCAGAGCCGATGGGGTCGGAGTCCACACGTCGTGGTCGTTCGGATCCCAGGAGTACGCCGGGATCCCGTCGTCGAGCAACGTCCGTAACTCCGGTGTTTCGAGGTCCGAGGCTGCCCACTCGTACAGCTGCGGCAGCCTCGGTGAGATCACGCCGACATCGAGAAGGTGGCCAAAGCTGTTCTCGGACAGCACGTATTCCTCGACGTTGTCACCCACGGGATAGCGGTGCGGGAGAATGCGAGACAGCGATAGGAAGATCGCCGTCATGCCCAGGCGCGGGTCCCCCAACGGCCTGGCTGCCGGCGCCAACCAGCTCAGCGCGAGCTTGGGTGCGGCGACAAGCGCATGGGCGTAGAGAACCCGCATCAGGACCAGGTTGAGGAAGAATCGCTCAACCCGTCCTTCGGATCCGGCAAGGTCACGTTGGACCAGGTAGGCAGAGACGATGCTCAGGTTGTGCGCCCGATACCAGCGGGGCGCCGAAGGATGTCGAATGAACTCGACCGTGGCCGCCACCGATGGAGTGCTCGGGTCGCCCTGGCCCGCCATGGCGAGTTCACGCGCCTCCCAGGAGTCGCGCAGCAGCGCCGCATTGGCTGCTCGCCACCACGGGCTGCCAGTCGCAGGGTCGAGTAGTCCGCGACGCAACTGCCAGTCCATGAATGCCAATGCGGCCCGCCGGTAGGGAACGTGCCGGTGCGGCAAACCACGTGGCACGTCGTAGGTTGATCGCAGCAGCGCCCGCCGACCATGGGGATCGTCGCGAACGGCGGCGACCCGCTCGGCCGCCGCTTCCGTCGCGGTCATGGCTTGCACCCGAGTAGTGGATGGCTCACCTGGCCATCTCCTGCACGAGATCGTCGGCAGAGGCCGGCTTCAACTCCCACGCCTCCAGCGAAACGCAGATCGACCGCGTCCCGGACCGTCGCTCCGCACTGTGGGTATGCCCGTGCAGCAGCCACATCCCGAGATTCGGGAGTTGGTACTGATCGAAGTGCTCGCGAGCGTGGCGATCGGGAGTGCCTCGATATGGGAAGTGTGACAACAGAACTCCGGTGTCACCGACCTTGGTCCGGGCGTGTTGCTGGATCGAAGCGAAGACCGTTGCGAAGGCGCTGAAGTGCCGCTGGGCGTTTCGGTACATCGGCGCGCACGGATCGTGATTACCGGTCACCAGGTGCATGGTCACGTCCAGCGTGCTCAACTGGCTCAGCGCCGACTCCATCGACCCGACGCCGCCGGAACAGATATCGCCGAGCACCCACAGCACGTCGTTCTCCGGGTCCAATACACGCAGTGCCGCCATCACCGCTTCGTCGTGCGCGGCGACGCTGCCGAAGCCGCGGAGATCGGCGAGCTTCGGATGCTGCAGATGCAGGTCGGCGGTGAAGTAGTGCACCCGTCCATGGTGGCTGGTCGACACGGCGTCGGGCGAGTGAATTCCGCCAGGTTCGCGCGGAGGATCCGATGGATCCCTACCCAGTGGTGAATACTCGACCCATGGATTCTGACCTCGAGTCGATGTCCAGGGCAGACCTGGTTGCCGAGGTGCGGCGACTACGGGCGGGGATCCGCGAGCATCGTGATTCGACCGGCCACGACCTTTGCTGGCATCATCCGGACCTGTGGGATCTCTTGCCCGAGAAGACCGATCCGCAGATCACGGTCCCAGCGTGGCCGCAATTCCTACGCGGTTGCGTCAGTTACCGAGAGTCTCTGGACCGCCAAGCAGCGGACGCGCCGCGGTCCGACCGGCCATATGCGGATTGACTCAGCGACTTGGCGAACCAGTGATGGGCGTAGGGATTGTCGTTGTACGCGGGCACCTCGTGGTACCCGAGCCGGCGGTACATGGCGACGGCCTCGGTGAGCGCGCGGTTGGTGTCCAACTGCACCGTCGTCGCCCCCGCCGCGGCGGCCAGGGCCTCCAACTCCTCGATCAGCCGGCGGCCCAGGCCCGTGCCGCGGACCGACGGCGTCGTCCACACCCGCTTGATCTCGGCGGTGTCGGCGTCGTGGAAGGTGACGGCGCCGCAACCCACGGCCTCGTCGCCGATCATTGCCAGCAGTAGCGCGCCGCGCGGCGGGACGATCGACGGGTCACTGACTGCGCCGCCGATGCCCGGATCGAATCCCTCCTCGAACCGGGCGGCGAGCTCGGCGTAGTACTGACTCGCGGCGAACGTGGCGGCGGGGTCAGCCGGATCAGCTTCGATGATCCGGATCGCAGACGCCAGCTCACCCATGCCCTCGACGGTAGTCAGTCGCGACCAGCCCCGGTGCTATCGCCTCGCAACCCAGTCGAAGAACTCGGCGGCGGTGAACACCGGTTTTCCATACTCCTGCGCCTTGCGGGCCTTCCCGGACTGGGTGCCCGCTTCGGCGACCACCAGGACCTCGCAGCGGGTCTTGGTCACGGAGGCGACGGGCGCCAAGCCTGCCGAGGCGGCTAGCCGCTCCATTTCAGGACGTTCCATCACCCGCCCTCGACCGTCCACCGCGGTGCCGGTGAAGCAGATCCTGGCGCCGGGAACCAGCGACTCCTCAATCGTGGGAAACGACGACGTCTCCAGGCCAGCCGCCAGCTCCGGGGCGCCCAGCGAGGCCAGTGCAGCCCGCAGCCGGCCCCGCACCTCGTCGGGTAGCCGGGTCCTGGTGGCCGCGGCCAATAGTTGGTCTGCGGCGGCGCGGCGAGCGGCGAGCTCCCAACTCGTCTCCCCCGCCGAGATCGCTTCAGCCGCGGGAGTGGCCCCCAACAGCACGGGTCCGAGGCCGCGGCTGACCCGCAGCAACGCCGATAGGGCCGGAAGATGCTGGGCCGCAGGGGTTTCCAGACCATGATCTCGGCTGACCAGCACCCCGGAGAGGATATCGGTGTCCTCGGGCTCCTCGAACGGTGAGGAACCGGGGGCGGACTCGGCCGCGTGGAACTGGTCGAGGGTGGATCTGGCGCGCTGCAACGCGGTCCTGCCCGTGACGGTGACACCGGGCAGTTCGACGCCGAGGGGTATCGGAACCACTTGTCCCAACCGCTTGAGCTCGAAATCCAGCAAATCCAGCGTCTCATCGACCTTCACGCCCACCGGTGTGCGCCCGGCCAGCATCGGGGCGATCACCGACCATGCCTCGCGCAGGGTCGGCGCCAGCAACACATCGGCGACCTCGATTCCGTACGCCTGGCGGGCGTCGGACAGGTCGCGTTGCGGGTTGATCAGCGTCGACACCGCCGTGCCATCGTCGAACGCCACCGCCAACTCCACCGGGCGTGGCCGCGACATCCGCCCCTCCTCGCCAACCGTGAGCAGACCGATCGCGCAGAACCGGCTCCCCCGACCGGTGTCGGCGGCGCTCCGCAGGAAACGGGCGATCCGGCGGTCGACCTTCAGATCCTTCGGCAGCACAGGGCGTTTCAACACCAGACCGGACAGCGACGTGCACCGGCTCAACGCCACATACAGCTGACCGGTGGAGAACATCCCGCCGGACAGATCCACCACCAGCCGGTCCAGCGTCTGGCCCTGACTCTTGTGAATGGTGATCGCCCAGGCCAGCTTGAACGGCAATTGGGTGAACGTGCCAACGACCTCCCGACGCAGCGCTCCGCCGTCGACGACCGGACGGGTGGCCTCCCAGGTGAACGGGGTCACCTCGGCGGTTGCGCCGTCGGGGAACTCAACCTCGACCACGGCGCCATGACGGTCATAGCCCACCCCGACAACCCGGCCGATCGAGCCGTTTACCCAGCGCCCCGCCTTATCATTGTTGAGCATCATCACCTGGGCGCCGACCTTGAACCGCAACTCGTCGTCGATGGGCTTGTCGAACAACGAAAGATCACCCGACTCGGTGGCGCGGTGCGTCATTTCCTCACCGGGCAATCGCTCCAGCTGCTGCCGGTTTCGGGCCGTCACCAGCCTGTTCGTCGGCGCCAACGTCAACCACATCTCGCCGTCGGGCGGAACGAAGTCGGGGTCGACGCGGGAGTCGAGGTGCTCCTTGGCGTGCGCGAGCAGCACACCTTCGCGAATCTCGTTGAGAATGGCCGTCATTCGGTCGTCGCCGAGTTGGCGGAACACCGTCGTCAGCTGAACGGTCGGGAAGTCTCGACGGTCGAATGCGTTCGCCGAGAAGAAATATGGCGTGTCATAGGTGCTGGCGAAGTGGTGCTGCTCGAGCTCGGTGGACACCGGCGGCAACTGGTAGAGGTCGCCCACCAGCACGATCTGCACGCCGCCGAACGGAGCGCCCGGTTCCGGGCCGAACCGCCCCAGCGCCGCGGCGATCATGTCGAACACGTCGGCGCGGACCATGGACGCCTCGTCGATGATCAGGGTCTGCAGCTTGCCGAGCGTGGCGGAGAACCGCCCGGGCCGGTAGGAGCCTGAGGTCACATCGGGCAGCGCGGTGGTGGGTCGGAATCCGAACAGCCGGTGGATCGTGTGTCCGTCGACGTTGAGGGCGGCGATTCCGGTCGGCGCGACGACGACGACATTGCGGTCGGTGTTGGCCATGAAGTGCCGGATCAACGTCGACTTGCCGGTGCCCGCCTTGCCGGTGAGAAACAGGTGCTGCCCGGAAGCCAGCAACCCCAATGCCTCCCGAAACTCGTCGGTCAGCAGCACGCCGTCGTTCGTCGCCCCCACGGTCGAACCCTATCGACAGCGTCAGACGATGTTCGTTTCGCCACGGCCGGCGACGGCCGCGAAGCGGTCCAACCGGAACGGCCGGATGTCGTAGCCGGGTTCGCGGCCGTGATAGAGGTCGCAGACGATCTCGCCGGTCGCCGGGCCCATCAGGAACCCGTGGCCGGAGTAGCCGGTGGCGATGAGCAGTCCGTCGACTTGGTCGCAGCGGTCGATGATCTGGTTGCGGTCGGGGGTGACCTCATAGAGGCCGGCCCACCCGGTGCGGATGCCGTAGTCGAGGATCGCCGGGGCTCGGCGTCCGGCGACCTCGCCGAGGCCCATCAGCCAGTCGTCGAGATCGAAATGTTCGTTGAATCCGACCTGCTCGTCGGGGTCCGACCAGCCCAGCAGCAGGCCGCCGCCCTCGGGATGGAAGTAGAAGCTCGACGGGAAGTCGATGGTCAGGGACGGGGATGACTTCGGCAGATCCGCGATCGGCTCGGTGAACGCGATCTGCCGGCGCACCGGCACGACGGGGATGTCGACGCCGAGCATCGCGCCGATCTGAGCTGACCAGGCGCCGGCCGCGCACACCACGGTCCGGGTCGCGATCACGCCATGCTCGGTGACGACGCCGGTGACGGTCCCGCCGTCGGATTCGATGTCGGTCACCGCGCAATGCCGCAGTATCCGGGCGCCATGCCGGCGGGCGGTGGCCGCATAGCCGGCCACCACCGATTCCGGGGAGGCCTTCGCGTCCTCGGGAGACCAGCAGGCCGCGAGCATGCCGTCGGTGGACAGCAGCGGCGAAATCCGTTGGGCCTCAGCGGGGTCGATCATCCGGCTCGGCACGCCCATGCTGTTCTGCAGCGCGACGGACTCGGTGAAGATCTCGACGTTCTCCGGATCCGACAGCGTGTACAGGTAGCCGTCGCGGTGGAAATCGATCTCTTGGCCGTAACGCTGCGGGAAGTGGGCGAACACCTCCAGCCCGCGCAGCCCGATCGCGATGTTGGCCGCATTGGAGAAGGTGGCCCGCACGCCGCCGGCCGCCTTGCAGGTGGACCCGCCGCCCAGTTCGCCCTTCTCGACCAGCACCACATCCCGCACTCCCGATTCGGCGAGGTGGCAGGCGATCGACGTGCCAATCACCCCGCCGCCGATCACGACGACCGACGCGCGCTCGGGGACGGTGATCATGCGGCGGCCCGGTGTCGTAGGCGGGCGATGGGAGTCGGCGTGTTTCGCATCGCGTCCGATTATCCGGGGTTGATCAGTTCGGCGGGGGAACTTGGCGAAGGCAGGGCTCCGTCATCCGAGAACAGGTCAGGGGCGACTCCAGATCTCTCCGAAACCGCCCCTGACCTGTCGTTCTGCGGTCGGGCTGACAGGATTTGAACCTGCGACCCCTACACCCCCAGTGTAGTGCGCTACCAAGCTGCGCCACAGCCCGCGCTCCAGAGCCTTAAGGCCCCGGCAGCCTCAGGAAGCCTACATTAGGCGCGCCCTGGCACCCCAATCCGGTCGCCCGTGCGCGTCGCCGCTCACCGCTGCGGCTCCTCCCCCGGCGCGACGGCGGGCTGCTCGGCCGCGGCAGTGCCCTGGATCTCGGCGAGGTCCTCGACGTACTCGGGATCCTGGGCCACCTCGTCGGCCAGCGCGTCCGGCACGTAGGCCGGGGCCCGGGAACTGCGCCAGGTGTAGACGATCAGCGCCGCCCAGGACACCAGGATCGCCAGGTAGACCGCCGTCGTCGCGGCCCCGGTGATCCCGAAGTACTTGATCAGCTTCTGCGAGTTCGTCAGGATGATGACCCCGCCGACGAACGTGCCGAGCAGCGCCGGGCTGACCTTGGTGACCAGCCACGCGGCGAACGGGGCCGCGATGACGCCGCCGACGGCCAGGCCCAACACGATCGGCAGATTGTCCAGGAACTCCTCGCGCAGGCCGACCAGGAAGCCCAGCGACGCAGACACCGCGACCAGGAACTCCGAGGCGCTCACCGAGCCGATGACGGTGCGCGGAGCGGTCTTGCCCTGGGACAGCAGCGTGCTGGTGGTCACCGGACCCCAGCCGCCACCGCCGGAGGCGTCGATGAAACCGCCGAACAGCCCCAGCGGCGCAAGGAATTTCGCGGTGTGCGGAGTGTGGGTGCTGCGCAGTCCGGGCGGGCGGCCCAGGGAGAACCGCAGCAGCACGTAGACGCCGATGGCCAGCAGGATTGCCGCCATCAGCGGTGCCGCCCGCTCGGTGGACAGCGAGGACAGCACGGTGGCGCCCAGGAAAGCGCCGACGGCGCCGGGCACCCCGAGCTTGGCCACGATCGACCAGTCGATGTTCTTGAACCGCCAGTGCGACAGGCCCGAGGCCAGCGTGGTGCCCACCTCGGCGAGGTGGACGGCGGCGCTGGCCTGGGCGGCGGCGACGCCGCTGAGCACCAGCAGGGTGGAGGCGGTGACCCCGAAGGCCATGCCGAGGGCCCCGTCGACCAGCTGAGCGCCGACGCCGACAAGGGTGAAAATGATGAGCGAACGCATGATGTTCTGGTGCTTTCGATGAGGTGGTCAGAAATGACCGAAGGAAGGGTGGACGCGTAGATCAGCTACGCGGACAACACCGCTCATCGAAGGCCATCAGTCGACGCGACGGCCAAAACGGCTCCAGGGCGCACAGATCCGAGGGCGCGGGTGCGAGACGCACACCATCGGCCATCGGTCGTCCTTCCTCGAGCTGTGAAACTTCGCAGAGCCTACACCGTCAACAGCCGGTACAGCCCAACGCATCCCACCACGACGATGACGATGCGCAGCGCGTTCGGGGACAGCCTTCGTCCGTAGTGACCGCCCAGCCAGCCGCCGATCAGCGATCCGACGGCGATCAGCCCGGCCGCAGTCCAGCTGATCCGGTCGAACGCGACGAGCACGTACGCGGCCGCGGCGACGATGTTGACCAGCAGCGACAGCAGATTCTTGGCGGCGTTCATCTTCTGCATGTCCTCGGGCAGCAGCGCCCCCATCACAGCGATCAGCAGGATGCCCTGGGCCGCGGTGAAGTAGCCGCCGTAGACGCCGACGGCGAAGGTGCCGGCCACCAGTGCGGCCAACTTGCGTGGGCTGACGTAGTCCGCCGATTGACCCGACTGCTCGGCGCGTCGGCGCGCCCAGGCCTGAATCTTCGGGCCGATCACCACCAGCACCAGCGCCGCGACCAGTAGCACCGGGACGACGGTGACGAACACCTTCTCCGGCAGGTGCAGCAGCAGCCAGGCCCCGATCCCGGCGCCGATGACCGAGGCCGGGATCTGCCAGCGCAGCCGATGCCACTGGCCGCGCAGTTCCCGGCGGTAGGCCCAGGTGCCGGATATCCCCCCGGCGACCAGGCCGACGGCGTTCGACATGGTCGCGGTGACCGGCGGGAAGCCGAGGGTGACCAGGGTCGGGAAGGTGATCAGGGTGCCCGAACCGACCAGCGAATTGATCGCCCCCGCGCCGACGCCGGCCAGGGCGATCAGCAGCATGTGGGCGATCGACACCTGTTAGCGCCCCTTGCTCTTCGCCCCGCGCTTCTCCCGAACGCGGACGTTGATCCGGATGGGGCTGCCTTCGAACCCGAACTCCTCGCGCAGCCGTCGCTCCAGGAACCGCCGGTAGCCGGCCTCCAGGAACCCGGTGGTGAACAGCACGAAGGTCGGCGGACGGGTGGCGGCCTGGGTGGCGAACAGGATCCGCGGCTGCTTGCCGCCGCGCACCGGCGGCGGTGTGGCCGCCACGATCTCCTTGAAGAAGGTGTTGAGCCGGCCGGTCGGCACCCGGGTGTCCCAGGAGTCCAGCGAACGGTCCAGCGCCGGCACCAGCTTGGCCACCGCTCGGCCGGTCTTGGCCGAGATGTTCACCCGCGGCGCCCAGGCGATCTGAACAAGCTCGCGATCGATCTCCTTGTCCAGCGAGTAGCGCCGGTCTTCGTCGACCAGATCCCACTTGTTGAACACCAGCACCAACGCGCGGCCGGCTTCGATCACCATTGAGATGACCCGCAGATCCTGCTCGGTGATCGGCTGGGAGCCGTCGACCAGCACCAGGCACACCTCGGCGGCGTCAATGGCGCCGCGGGTGCGCACCGAGGCGTAGAACTCGTGTCCGCTGGCCTGCCCGACCTTGCGGCGCAGCCCCGCGGTGTCCACGAAACGCCAGGTCCGCCCGCCCAATTCGATGAGGGAGTCCACCGGGTCGACGGTGGTGCCGGCGACGTCGTGCACCACCGAGCGCTCCTCGTCGGCGAGCCGGTTGAGCAGCGAGCTCTTGCCGA harbors:
- a CDS encoding metallophosphoesterase; this translates as MHYFTADLHLQHPKLADLRGFGSVAAHDEAVMAALRVLDPENDVLWVLGDICSGGVGSMESALSQLSTLDVTMHLVTGNHDPCAPMYRNAQRHFSAFATVFASIQQHARTKVGDTGVLLSHFPYRGTPDRHAREHFDQYQLPNLGMWLLHGHTHSAERRSGTRSICVSLEAWELKPASADDLVQEMAR
- a CDS encoding GNAT family N-acetyltransferase codes for the protein MGELASAIRIIEADPADPAATFAASQYYAELAARFEEGFDPGIGGAVSDPSIVPPRGALLLAMIGDEAVGCGAVTFHDADTAEIKRVWTTPSVRGTGLGRRLIEELEALAAAAGATTVQLDTNRALTEAVAMYRRLGYHEVPAYNDNPYAHHWFAKSLSQSAYGRSDRGASAAWRSRDSR
- a CDS encoding AAA family ATPase gives rise to the protein MGATNDGVLLTDEFREALGLLASGQHLFLTGKAGTGKSTLIRHFMANTDRNVVVVAPTGIAALNVDGHTIHRLFGFRPTTALPDVTSGSYRPGRFSATLGKLQTLIIDEASMVRADVFDMIAAALGRFGPEPGAPFGGVQIVLVGDLYQLPPVSTELEQHHFASTYDTPYFFSANAFDRRDFPTVQLTTVFRQLGDDRMTAILNEIREGVLLAHAKEHLDSRVDPDFVPPDGEMWLTLAPTNRLVTARNRQQLERLPGEEMTHRATESGDLSLFDKPIDDELRFKVGAQVMMLNNDKAGRWVNGSIGRVVGVGYDRHGAVVEVEFPDGATAEVTPFTWEATRPVVDGGALRREVVGTFTQLPFKLAWAITIHKSQGQTLDRLVVDLSGGMFSTGQLYVALSRCTSLSGLVLKRPVLPKDLKVDRRIARFLRSAADTGRGSRFCAIGLLTVGEEGRMSRPRPVELAVAFDDGTAVSTLINPQRDLSDARQAYGIEVADVLLAPTLREAWSVIAPMLAGRTPVGVKVDETLDLLDFELKRLGQVVPIPLGVELPGVTVTGRTALQRARSTLDQFHAAESAPGSSPFEEPEDTDILSGVLVSRDHGLETPAAQHLPALSALLRVSRGLGPVLLGATPAAEAISAGETSWELAARRAAADQLLAAATRTRLPDEVRGRLRAALASLGAPELAAGLETSSFPTIEESLVPGARICFTGTAVDGRGRVMERPEMERLAASAGLAPVASVTKTRCEVLVVAEAGTQSGKARKAQEYGKPVFTAAEFFDWVARR
- a CDS encoding NAD(P)/FAD-dependent oxidoreductase, yielding MITVPERASVVVIGGGVIGTSIACHLAESGVRDVVLVEKGELGGGSTCKAAGGVRATFSNAANIAIGLRGLEVFAHFPQRYGQEIDFHRDGYLYTLSDPENVEIFTESVALQNSMGVPSRMIDPAEAQRISPLLSTDGMLAACWSPEDAKASPESVVAGYAATARRHGARILRHCAVTDIESDGGTVTGVVTEHGVIATRTVVCAAGAWSAQIGAMLGVDIPVVPVRRQIAFTEPIADLPKSSPSLTIDFPSSFYFHPEGGGLLLGWSDPDEQVGFNEHFDLDDWLMGLGEVAGRRAPAILDYGIRTGWAGLYEVTPDRNQIIDRCDQVDGLLIATGYSGHGFLMGPATGEIVCDLYHGREPGYDIRPFRLDRFAAVAGRGETNIV
- a CDS encoding sulfite exporter TauE/SafE family protein; translation: MRSLIIFTLVGVGAQLVDGALGMAFGVTASTLLVLSGVAAAQASAAVHLAEVGTTLASGLSHWRFKNIDWSIVAKLGVPGAVGAFLGATVLSSLSTERAAPLMAAILLAIGVYVLLRFSLGRPPGLRSTHTPHTAKFLAPLGLFGGFIDASGGGGWGPVTTSTLLSQGKTAPRTVIGSVSASEFLVAVSASLGFLVGLREEFLDNLPIVLGLAVGGVIAAPFAAWLVTKVSPALLGTFVGGVIILTNSQKLIKYFGITGAATTAVYLAILVSWAALIVYTWRSSRAPAYVPDALADEVAQDPEYVEDLAEIQGTAAAEQPAVAPGEEPQR
- a CDS encoding sulfite exporter TauE/SafE family protein, which gives rise to MLLIALAGVGAGAINSLVGSGTLITFPTLVTLGFPPVTATMSNAVGLVAGGISGTWAYRRELRGQWHRLRWQIPASVIGAGIGAWLLLHLPEKVFVTVVPVLLVAALVLVVIGPKIQAWARRRAEQSGQSADYVSPRKLAALVAGTFAVGVYGGYFTAAQGILLIAVMGALLPEDMQKMNAAKNLLSLLVNIVAAAAYVLVAFDRISWTAAGLIAVGSLIGGWLGGHYGRRLSPNALRIVIVVVGCVGLYRLLTV
- the der gene encoding ribosome biogenesis GTPase Der, with product MSDDEKFDGDGTWSDESDWDVDDFGADGDDDNYAGPPPVVAVVGRPNVGKSTLVNRILGRREAVVQDLPGVTRDRVSYDASWTGRRFMVQDTGGWEPDAKGLQQLVTEQASVAMRTADAIILVVDAVVGATAGDEAAAKILRRSGKPVFLAANKIDGERQEPEAAALWSLGLGEPHSISAIHGRGVADLLDAVIADLPEVSEVIGAGSGGPRRVALVGKPNVGKSSLLNRLADEERSVVHDVAGTTVDPVDSLIELGGRTWRFVDTAGLRRKVGQASGHEFYASVRTRGAIDAAEVCLVLVDGSQPITEQDLRVISMVIEAGRALVLVFNKWDLVDEDRRYSLDKEIDRELVQIAWAPRVNISAKTGRAVAKLVPALDRSLDSWDTRVPTGRLNTFFKEIVAATPPPVRGGKQPRILFATQAATRPPTFVLFTTGFLEAGYRRFLERRLREEFGFEGSPIRINVRVREKRGAKSKGR